In Streptomyces sp. NBC_01707, a genomic segment contains:
- a CDS encoding PLP-dependent aminotransferase family protein, with protein MADSNAIQPVDRVNRTGRTLGSRQLAALLPDPTGMRPAYRHLAQAISALILDGRIALHVRLPAERELATALNTSRATVTAVYDLLRESGYAHSRQGSGTWTALPEGRTPSGITRLLGPQDTAIDLARAAPGLPEQTLVDALAQVAPRLAEHAHTPGYHPYGLPELRAAIAERFTRRGLATVPEQILLTSGAQHALTLVMGLLCRSGDRIMVENPSYPNALEAMRRAHLRTVSVPVTDTGWDIEIVESTLRQAVPQLAYLIPDFHNPTGCLMPDDERVRILRAAERSGTWLVIDETLADLALDVPAPLPFAAHATRGGTGQVITIGSMSKTHWGGLRIGWLRAPSRLVTELAGQRIATDMGGSVLDQLLALALLARAGELLPPRLEHLREQRAALAAALAEHIPQWTWQLPPGGLSLWVDLGEPIASPLAEHALDYGVRIEGGAYFATDPGIFEQRLRIPYTTPPDTLREAVRRMATALADGLPPSSAGRRPHWVA; from the coding sequence ATGGCCGACTCGAATGCGATCCAGCCGGTGGACCGGGTGAACCGCACCGGCCGGACCCTGGGGAGCCGACAGCTCGCCGCGCTGCTGCCCGACCCGACCGGAATGAGGCCCGCCTACCGCCACCTGGCGCAGGCGATCAGCGCGCTGATCCTGGACGGACGGATCGCGTTGCACGTCAGACTGCCCGCCGAACGGGAGCTGGCCACCGCTCTGAACACCAGCAGAGCCACCGTCACCGCTGTGTACGACCTGCTGCGCGAGAGCGGCTACGCGCACAGCCGTCAGGGCTCCGGTACCTGGACGGCCCTGCCGGAAGGCCGTACACCCAGCGGCATCACCCGGCTCCTCGGACCGCAGGACACCGCGATCGACCTGGCCAGGGCCGCCCCCGGTCTGCCGGAACAGACGCTCGTCGATGCCCTCGCCCAGGTCGCCCCTCGGCTGGCCGAGCACGCCCACACGCCCGGCTACCACCCCTACGGTCTTCCGGAGCTGCGCGCCGCCATCGCCGAGCGTTTCACTCGGCGCGGCCTGGCCACCGTGCCTGAACAGATCCTGCTGACCTCCGGCGCCCAGCACGCACTCACACTGGTCATGGGGCTGCTGTGCCGGTCCGGCGACCGGATCATGGTCGAGAATCCGTCCTACCCGAACGCCCTGGAGGCCATGCGCCGCGCCCACCTCCGTACGGTGTCGGTCCCGGTGACCGATACGGGCTGGGACATCGAGATCGTCGAATCGACCCTCCGCCAAGCGGTTCCTCAACTCGCCTATCTGATCCCCGACTTCCACAATCCGACCGGCTGCCTCATGCCCGATGACGAGCGCGTCCGCATTCTGCGCGCAGCTGAGCGCTCCGGCACCTGGCTGGTCATCGACGAAACCCTCGCCGACCTCGCACTCGACGTCCCGGCCCCGCTGCCCTTCGCCGCCCACGCCACGCGCGGTGGGACCGGACAGGTCATCACCATCGGCTCGATGAGCAAGACCCACTGGGGCGGTCTGCGCATCGGCTGGCTGCGCGCCCCGTCGCGGCTGGTGACCGAGCTCGCCGGCCAACGGATCGCCACCGACATGGGCGGCTCGGTCCTGGACCAGCTCCTGGCCCTCGCCCTGCTGGCTCGGGCCGGGGAGCTGTTGCCGCCGCGCCTGGAACACCTGCGCGAGCAGCGCGCCGCCCTCGCCGCCGCCCTGGCCGAGCACATTCCGCAATGGACCTGGCAGCTGCCACCCGGCGGTCTCTCGCTGTGGGTCGATCTGGGTGAGCCCATCGCCTCTCCGCTGGCCGAGCACGCCCTGGACTACGGGGTGCGGATCGAGGGTGGCGCCTACTTCGCCACCGACCCCGGCATCTTCGAACAGCGCCTCCGCATCCCGTACACAACGCCTCCCGACACCCTGCGTGAGGCCGTGCGCCGCATGGCCACCGCGCTCGCCGACGGCCTTCCGCCCTCGTCCGCCGGCCGACGGCCGCACTGGGTCGCCTGA
- a CDS encoding methylated-DNA--[protein]-cysteine S-methyltransferase: MRVHTVIDSPLGQLLLVGEESGTAPGGTAITSLSVQGMKKAPVVHEGRHDEAAFAEAERQIRAYFTGELTTFRLEFTPAGTEFQQQVWDALDAIPYGATTTYGKLTERLGLPRERVQAVGGAVGANPLLLVRPCHRVIGADGSMQGYAGGVERKVQLLTHEGALQPTLV; encoded by the coding sequence ATGAGGGTCCACACCGTGATCGACAGCCCGCTCGGCCAACTGCTCCTGGTGGGCGAGGAGTCCGGCACCGCACCAGGCGGCACGGCGATCACCTCACTGTCCGTGCAGGGCATGAAGAAAGCTCCCGTCGTCCACGAGGGCCGGCACGACGAAGCCGCCTTTGCCGAGGCCGAACGGCAGATCCGGGCGTACTTCACAGGTGAACTGACCACGTTCCGCCTGGAGTTCACACCCGCCGGGACCGAATTCCAGCAGCAGGTGTGGGACGCCCTGGATGCCATCCCGTACGGCGCCACCACCACCTACGGCAAGCTGACCGAACGGCTCGGCCTGCCGCGTGAGCGGGTGCAGGCCGTAGGCGGTGCGGTCGGTGCCAACCCCCTGCTGCTGGTGCGCCCCTGCCACCGCGTGATCGGTGCCGACGGTTCGATGCAGGGTTACGCGGGCGGCGTGGAGCGGAAGGTACAGCTCCTCACGCACGAGGGCGCCCTGCAGCCGACGCTCGTCTGA
- a CDS encoding 2OG-Fe(II) oxygenase, protein MSSETDITRTRRQVDTADWAHLAEELDAHGCALTPRLLTLAQCAEISELYDQEDLFRTTVDMARHRFGSGRYRYFTHDLPRPVAELRAALYPHLLTVARDWAARLGRPAPWPDTLEEWVSMCHEAGQDRSAQILLRYEEGDWNALHRDVFGDMLFPLQVVIGLDAYGTDYTGGEFLLVEQRPRAQSRGTTNVLDQGHGLIFTTRDRPVATRRGWSAGAMRHGVSTVRSGRRHALGLVFHDAA, encoded by the coding sequence ATGAGCAGCGAGACCGACATCACCCGCACCCGCAGACAGGTGGACACGGCCGACTGGGCGCACCTCGCCGAAGAACTGGACGCCCACGGATGCGCGCTCACGCCACGCCTCCTCACCCTCGCCCAGTGCGCCGAGATCAGCGAACTCTACGACCAGGAAGACCTGTTCCGGACGACGGTCGACATGGCACGCCACCGTTTCGGTTCCGGCCGGTACCGGTACTTCACCCATGACCTGCCCCGGCCGGTGGCCGAACTGCGCGCCGCGCTCTACCCGCACCTGCTGACCGTCGCCCGCGACTGGGCCGCTCGGCTCGGCCGCCCCGCACCCTGGCCCGACACCCTGGAGGAATGGGTGTCCATGTGTCACGAAGCGGGGCAGGACCGCTCGGCCCAGATCCTGCTGCGCTACGAGGAGGGCGACTGGAACGCCCTGCACCGTGATGTGTTCGGCGACATGCTTTTCCCTCTCCAGGTCGTGATCGGTCTCGACGCGTACGGCACCGACTACACCGGCGGGGAGTTCCTGCTCGTCGAGCAGCGTCCGCGCGCCCAGTCGCGCGGCACCACCAACGTCCTCGATCAGGGCCACGGACTGATCTTCACGACGCGCGACCGCCCGGTGGCCACCAGACGCGGGTGGTCGGCAGGTGCGATGCGGCACGGGGTCAGCACCGTCCGCTCCGGCCGCCGCCATGCGCTGGGACTGGTCTTCCACGATGCCGCCTGA
- the rbsD gene encoding D-ribose pyranase codes for MKKAGILNRHLAGALAELGHGDGVLVCDAGMPVPAGPRVVDLAFRAGIPSFADVLEGLLDELVIESATAAHEVREANPEAARLLAGCLPDLELVAHDELKALSAGARLVVRTGEARPYANVLLRCGVFF; via the coding sequence GTGAAGAAGGCAGGAATCCTCAACCGTCATCTGGCCGGGGCACTGGCCGAACTGGGCCACGGCGACGGGGTCCTCGTCTGCGACGCGGGCATGCCCGTCCCGGCCGGGCCGCGCGTCGTCGATCTGGCGTTCCGCGCCGGGATCCCATCCTTCGCCGACGTGCTCGAAGGGCTGCTGGACGAGCTGGTGATCGAGAGCGCCACGGCCGCGCACGAGGTGCGGGAGGCGAATCCTGAGGCCGCCCGGCTGCTGGCGGGGTGCCTCCCGGATCTGGAGCTGGTCGCACACGACGAGCTCAAGGCGCTGTCGGCAGGGGCGCGGCTGGTGGTACGTACCGGAGAGGCGCGGCCCTACGCGAACGTGCTGCTGCGCTGCGGCGTCTTCTTCTGA
- a CDS encoding ribokinase, with the protein MRDYDLLVVGSANADLVIGVERRPAPGETVLGSDLAVHPGGKGANQAVAAARLGARTALLARVGDDAHGRLLLESQRAAGVDTGGVQVGGAPTGVALITVDPSGDNSIVVSPGANARLTPGDIRAADGLLAGARVVSAQLEIPLETVAEVVRTRPAGSRFVLNPSPPAPLPADVLAACDPLVVNEHEARFTLGDAAGPGPADWARGLLALGPRSVVVTLGAQGALVADGRTGTVVLVPSPRVDAVDTTGAGDAFTAALAWRLSLGEDLATAAAFAVRVGAAAVTREGAQASFPTAEEVSAL; encoded by the coding sequence ATGCGCGACTACGACCTGCTGGTCGTGGGGTCGGCCAACGCCGACCTGGTGATCGGCGTCGAGCGTCGACCCGCGCCGGGCGAGACCGTGCTCGGTTCCGATCTCGCCGTCCACCCCGGCGGCAAGGGAGCCAACCAGGCCGTCGCCGCCGCCCGCCTCGGCGCCAGGACCGCGCTGCTCGCCAGAGTCGGCGACGACGCCCATGGGCGGCTGCTGCTGGAATCGCAGCGGGCGGCCGGTGTCGATACCGGTGGTGTCCAGGTCGGCGGTGCGCCCACCGGCGTCGCGCTGATCACGGTGGACCCGTCGGGTGACAACAGCATCGTGGTCTCGCCCGGGGCCAACGCCCGGCTGACCCCCGGCGACATCCGGGCCGCCGACGGCCTGCTCGCCGGCGCGCGGGTCGTCTCGGCACAGTTGGAGATCCCCCTGGAGACCGTGGCCGAGGTCGTACGCACCCGGCCGGCCGGTTCCCGGTTCGTACTGAATCCGTCGCCGCCCGCACCGCTTCCCGCGGACGTGCTCGCCGCCTGCGACCCGCTGGTCGTCAACGAGCACGAAGCCCGGTTCACGCTCGGCGACGCCGCGGGGCCGGGACCCGCGGACTGGGCGCGAGGGCTTCTCGCACTCGGCCCGCGGTCGGTGGTGGTCACGTTGGGTGCGCAGGGCGCGCTTGTCGCCGACGGTCGCACGGGCACCGTGGTGCTGGTCCCCAGCCCCCGGGTCGACGCGGTGGACACCACCGGCGCCGGCGACGCCTTCACCGCCGCCCTCGCCTGGCGGCTCAGCCTGGGCGAGGACCTCGCGACGGCTGCTGCCTTCGCCGTGCGCGTGGGCGCCGCCGCGGTCACCAGGGAAGGCGCGCAGGCGTCCTTCCCGACCGCCGAGGAGGTGTCCGCGCTGTGA
- a CDS encoding substrate-binding domain-containing protein, producing MATDTLKSNTGASGASALRRILLDNGALSALVVLVVAMSLLSGDFLTTQNLLNVGVQASVTAILAFGVTFVIVSAGIDLSVGSVAALSATVLAWMATSEGVPVWIAVILAVVTGIACGLVNGALVSYGKLPPFIATLAMLSIGRGLSLVISQGSPIPFPDSVSVLGDTLGGWLPVPVLVMVGMGLVTAVVLGRTYIGRSMYAIGGNEEAARLSGLRVKRQKLVIYALSGFFAAVAGIVLASRLVSAQPQAAQGYELDAIAAVVIGGASLAGGVGKASGTLIGALILAVLRNGLNLLSVSAFWQQVVIGVVIALAVLLDTVRRRAGGGSATSAPSSGASGPRGKGAAKIAIAAVCVAAVVAAVSFFNSGNSGTTTKVGMSLSTLNNPFFVQMKAGAQAEAKDAGIDLTVTDAQNDASQQANQLQNFTGAGMQSIIVNPVDSDAVGPAVRAANKADIPVVAADRGVNKAETATLVASDNVAGGRLAAKALADKLGGKGDIVVLQGTAGTSASRERGKGFTEGLKAYPGIKVVASQPADFDRTKGLDVMTNLLQSHPRITGVFAENDEMALGAVKALGSKAGKSVDVVGFDGTPDGLKAVAAGTLYASVAQQPKELGKIAVQNAVEAARGKQVDSTVKVPVKVVTEKNVADFS from the coding sequence GTGGCCACTGACACGCTCAAGAGCAATACGGGCGCAAGTGGCGCCTCGGCGCTCCGCCGCATCCTGCTCGACAACGGCGCGCTGAGCGCCCTGGTGGTCCTGGTGGTGGCGATGTCGCTGCTCTCCGGCGACTTCCTCACCACGCAGAACCTGCTGAATGTCGGTGTACAGGCCTCCGTGACGGCGATTCTCGCGTTCGGCGTGACCTTCGTCATCGTCTCGGCAGGTATCGACCTGTCCGTCGGCTCGGTGGCGGCGCTCTCGGCGACCGTACTCGCCTGGATGGCGACGTCCGAGGGCGTCCCCGTGTGGATCGCGGTGATCCTGGCCGTGGTCACGGGCATCGCCTGCGGTCTGGTCAACGGCGCACTCGTCTCGTACGGGAAACTCCCGCCGTTCATCGCCACGCTGGCGATGCTCTCGATCGGCCGTGGCCTGTCCCTCGTCATCTCGCAGGGCAGCCCGATCCCCTTCCCCGACTCCGTCTCGGTGCTCGGTGACACGCTCGGTGGATGGCTGCCCGTCCCCGTCCTCGTGATGGTCGGTATGGGGCTGGTGACGGCGGTCGTCCTCGGTCGCACCTACATCGGCCGTTCGATGTACGCCATCGGCGGCAACGAGGAAGCGGCCCGGCTCTCGGGCCTGCGCGTCAAGCGGCAGAAGCTCGTCATCTACGCCCTGTCCGGGTTCTTCGCCGCTGTCGCAGGCATCGTCCTCGCCTCCCGCCTGGTCTCCGCGCAGCCGCAGGCCGCGCAGGGGTACGAGCTGGACGCGATCGCCGCGGTCGTCATCGGCGGCGCCAGCCTCGCGGGCGGCGTCGGCAAGGCCTCCGGAACCCTGATCGGCGCGCTGATACTCGCCGTTCTCCGCAACGGCCTCAACCTGCTGTCCGTCTCAGCTTTCTGGCAGCAGGTCGTCATCGGTGTCGTGATCGCGCTCGCGGTCCTGCTGGACACGGTGCGCCGTCGGGCCGGCGGTGGGTCCGCGACGTCGGCGCCCTCGTCCGGTGCTTCCGGGCCACGGGGCAAGGGAGCCGCGAAGATCGCGATCGCCGCGGTATGCGTGGCGGCCGTCGTCGCAGCCGTGTCCTTCTTCAACTCCGGCAACTCCGGTACGACCACCAAGGTCGGCATGTCGCTCTCCACGCTCAACAACCCCTTCTTCGTCCAGATGAAGGCGGGCGCGCAGGCCGAGGCGAAGGACGCGGGCATCGACCTCACGGTGACGGACGCGCAGAACGACGCGTCGCAGCAGGCCAACCAGCTGCAGAACTTCACCGGTGCAGGAATGCAGTCGATCATCGTCAACCCGGTCGACTCGGACGCGGTGGGACCCGCGGTGCGGGCCGCCAACAAGGCCGACATCCCGGTGGTCGCGGCCGACCGCGGCGTCAACAAGGCGGAGACGGCGACGCTCGTCGCCTCCGACAACGTCGCGGGTGGCAGGCTCGCCGCGAAGGCGCTGGCCGACAAGCTCGGTGGCAAGGGCGACATCGTCGTCCTCCAGGGCACCGCGGGCACCTCCGCCAGCCGCGAGCGTGGCAAGGGATTCACCGAGGGGCTGAAGGCCTACCCGGGGATCAAGGTCGTCGCCTCCCAGCCCGCGGACTTCGACCGCACGAAGGGTCTGGACGTCATGACCAACCTGCTGCAGTCCCACCCCCGCATCACCGGTGTCTTCGCCGAGAACGACGAGATGGCGCTCGGCGCGGTCAAGGCGCTCGGCAGCAAGGCCGGCAAGTCCGTCGACGTCGTCGGGTTCGACGGCACCCCCGACGGTCTGAAGGCGGTCGCCGCGGGCACCCTGTACGCCTCGGTCGCCCAGCAGCCGAAGGAACTCGGGAAGATCGCCGTGCAGAACGCGGTGGAGGCCGCGCGCGGCAAGCAGGTCGACAGCACGGTCAAGGTGCCGGTGAAGGTCGTGACGGAGAAGAACGTCGCCGACTTCTCCTGA
- a CDS encoding sugar ABC transporter ATP-binding protein, with translation MSSQDELLRIEGIRKTFPGVVALDSVDFDLRRGEVHVLLGENGAGKSTLIKMLSGAYRPDSGRILVDGNEVRVHGAQDAERLGIATIYQEFNLVPELTVAENIFLGRQPRRYGMIDRKKMEADAEELLRRVGVNVSPRAKVRELGIARLQMVEIAKALSLDARVLIMDEPTAVLTSEEVEKLFRIVRQLRADGVGIVFITHHLEEIAALGDRVTVLRDGRSIDQVPASTPENELVRLMVGRSIDQQYPRERPETGEALLSVRGLTRGGVFHDISFDVHAGEVVGLAGLVGAGRTEVVRAVFGADHYDAGSVEVRGERLGKGDVNAAMGAGIGLVPEDRKGQGLVLDASVQENLGLVTLRSASRGGLVDLKGQRIAAARIAAELGVRMAGLGQHVRTLSGGNQQKVVIGKWLLADTKVLILDEPTRGIDVGAKVEIYQLINQLTASGHAVLMISSDLPEVLGMSDRVLVMAQGRIAGELPAHEATQDAVMALAVSGPSATTTPDVNDEVEGSRGH, from the coding sequence GTGAGCAGCCAGGACGAGTTGCTGCGCATCGAGGGAATACGAAAGACCTTCCCCGGCGTGGTCGCGCTGGACTCCGTCGACTTCGACCTGCGCCGCGGCGAGGTGCATGTCCTGCTCGGTGAGAACGGCGCAGGCAAGAGCACGCTGATCAAGATGCTCTCCGGCGCCTACCGCCCGGACAGTGGACGGATCCTGGTCGACGGGAACGAGGTGCGTGTCCACGGCGCCCAGGACGCCGAACGGCTCGGGATCGCCACCATCTACCAGGAATTCAACCTGGTGCCGGAGCTGACCGTCGCCGAGAACATCTTCCTCGGCCGCCAGCCGCGGCGCTACGGCATGATCGACCGCAAGAAGATGGAGGCGGACGCCGAGGAACTCCTGCGCCGGGTCGGCGTGAATGTCTCACCGAGGGCCAAGGTGCGCGAACTGGGCATCGCGCGGCTCCAGATGGTGGAGATCGCCAAGGCTCTCAGTCTCGACGCCCGTGTCCTGATCATGGACGAGCCGACCGCCGTGCTGACCAGCGAAGAGGTGGAAAAGCTCTTCCGGATCGTCCGGCAGCTGCGCGCTGACGGCGTGGGGATCGTCTTCATCACCCACCACCTGGAGGAGATCGCGGCACTCGGCGACCGGGTCACCGTTCTGCGCGACGGCCGCAGCATCGACCAGGTGCCCGCCTCGACACCCGAGAACGAGCTCGTACGGCTGATGGTCGGACGCAGCATCGACCAGCAGTATCCGCGCGAACGCCCGGAGACGGGCGAAGCGTTGCTCTCCGTACGCGGGCTGACCCGGGGCGGCGTCTTCCACGACATCAGCTTCGACGTGCACGCCGGAGAGGTCGTCGGACTCGCCGGACTCGTCGGCGCCGGCCGCACCGAGGTCGTCCGCGCGGTCTTCGGCGCCGACCACTACGACGCGGGGAGCGTCGAGGTGCGCGGCGAGCGGCTGGGCAAGGGCGACGTGAACGCGGCCATGGGCGCCGGGATCGGGCTCGTGCCCGAGGACCGCAAGGGGCAGGGCCTCGTGCTCGACGCCTCGGTGCAGGAGAACCTCGGCCTGGTCACGCTGCGTTCGGCCAGCCGCGGCGGTCTCGTGGACCTCAAGGGGCAGCGCATCGCCGCCGCCCGGATCGCCGCGGAGCTCGGTGTACGGATGGCAGGCCTCGGCCAGCACGTCCGCACTCTGTCCGGCGGCAACCAGCAGAAGGTCGTCATCGGGAAGTGGCTGCTCGCCGATACCAAGGTGCTGATCCTCGACGAGCCGACCCGAGGCATCGACGTCGGCGCGAAGGTCGAGATCTATCAGCTCATCAACCAACTGACGGCCTCCGGCCACGCGGTCCTGATGATCTCCAGCGACCTTCCCGAAGTCCTCGGCATGAGCGACCGGGTTCTCGTCATGGCCCAGGGCCGGATCGCCGGTGAACTGCCCGCGCACGAAGCGACCCAGGACGCGGTGATGGCGCTCGCCGTCAGCGGTCCGTCCGCAACAACCACCCCAGATGTGAACGATGAAGTGGAGGGCTCCCGTGGCCACTGA
- a CDS encoding LacI family DNA-binding transcriptional regulator codes for MASIKDVAAEAGVSVATVSRVLNSHPSVSPDAKARVLAAVDALGYRPNAVARSLRTDQTRTLGLIISDVLNPYFTALARSVEEEARALGYSVIIGNADERPELQDHHIRTLLDRRIDGLLVSPTDGGSPQILDAARGGTPMVFVDRWIPGVDVPVVRADGCPAVRDLVAHLHRLDHRRLAIIAGPAATTTGSERVEAFRDALGELGLPLPDAYIGQGDFQADSGRRATERFLALPEPPDVVFAADNLMALGALDAIRARGLRVPQDIALAAFDDIPWFVHTDPPVTAIAQPTGDLGRAAVRALVDVIEGRPPQSVTLSARLVVRRSCGEPASNPRSNL; via the coding sequence GTGGCGAGCATCAAAGATGTCGCAGCCGAGGCGGGCGTGTCCGTCGCCACGGTGTCGCGTGTCCTCAACAGCCATCCGTCCGTCAGCCCCGACGCGAAGGCCCGCGTCCTCGCCGCTGTCGACGCGCTCGGCTACCGTCCCAATGCCGTCGCCCGGTCGCTGCGCACCGACCAGACGCGCACCCTCGGGCTGATCATCAGCGACGTACTGAATCCGTACTTCACCGCGCTGGCCCGCTCCGTCGAGGAAGAGGCGCGCGCCCTCGGGTACAGCGTCATCATCGGAAACGCCGACGAGCGGCCCGAGCTGCAGGACCACCACATCCGTACGCTCCTCGACCGCCGCATCGACGGGCTCCTCGTCTCGCCCACCGACGGCGGCTCCCCGCAGATACTCGATGCCGCACGTGGCGGCACCCCCATGGTGTTCGTGGACCGCTGGATTCCCGGGGTGGACGTTCCCGTGGTGCGCGCCGACGGTTGTCCCGCCGTGCGGGACCTCGTCGCCCATCTGCACCGCCTCGACCACCGCCGGCTGGCGATCATCGCAGGCCCGGCTGCCACCACCACCGGCAGCGAGCGCGTCGAGGCCTTTCGCGACGCCTTGGGTGAGCTCGGGCTTCCGCTGCCCGACGCCTATATCGGCCAGGGCGACTTCCAGGCGGACAGCGGACGCCGTGCCACCGAGCGGTTCCTGGCCCTGCCCGAGCCGCCCGACGTGGTCTTCGCCGCCGACAACCTGATGGCCCTCGGCGCACTGGACGCGATCCGGGCGCGTGGGCTGCGGGTTCCGCAGGACATCGCGCTCGCCGCGTTCGACGACATTCCGTGGTTCGTCCACACCGATCCGCCGGTCACGGCGATCGCCCAGCCGACCGGAGACCTCGGCCGAGCAGCCGTACGGGCGCTGGTCGACGTCATCGAGGGCCGGCCCCCGCAGTCCGTCACCCTTTCCGCCCGTCTCGTCGTACGCAGGTCGTGCGGCGAGCCCGCTTCGAACCCGAGGAGCAACCTGTGA
- a CDS encoding DUF779 domain-containing protein has protein sequence MTPSDAPLVELTPAAADLVRRLREAHGPLMFHQSGGCCDGSAPMCYQDGEFRTGNSDVLLASLTVDGVAERVPFWMSKSQFEVWAHTRLIVDVVAGRGSGFSLEAPEGVRFLIRSRLVGV, from the coding sequence GTGACCCCCTCGGACGCACCGCTCGTGGAGCTCACCCCCGCAGCCGCCGATCTGGTGCGGCGGCTGCGCGAGGCCCACGGACCGCTGATGTTCCACCAGTCCGGCGGCTGCTGCGACGGCAGTGCGCCCATGTGCTACCAGGACGGCGAGTTCCGTACCGGCAACTCCGACGTGCTGCTCGCCTCGCTCACCGTCGACGGGGTCGCGGAGCGCGTCCCCTTCTGGATGTCGAAGAGCCAGTTCGAGGTGTGGGCGCACACCCGGCTGATCGTCGACGTGGTGGCGGGGCGCGGCAGCGGGTTCTCGCTGGAAGCACCGGAGGGGGTCCGGTTCCTGATCCGGTCGCGCCTCGTCGGCGTCTGA
- a CDS encoding phosphatidylinositol-specific phospholipase C/glycerophosphodiester phosphodiesterase family protein codes for MTFPSRRRVVTTALATLAAGATVPLRSAAAAAPVAARHRPPLRPLRQAHAHNDYLHPHPLHDALSHGFTSVEADIFLVDGELLVAHETTDLDPTRTLASLYLDPLLARVGANRGTVYAGHREPVQLLIDIKTDGAAAYLELDRQLRRYRRMLTSYHDGRVRAGAVTPVISGDRAARVPMEAQRTRLAFYDGRLDDLGTAATASFIPLISSNWTESFGWLGTGPFPAVERDRLRALVGAAHRAGQRVRFWATPDVAGPERDAVWTELLAAGVDHLNTDDLAGLELFLRARNSPVRQGA; via the coding sequence ATGACGTTCCCGAGCCGCCGTCGCGTCGTCACCACCGCCCTTGCCACCCTGGCCGCAGGCGCAACCGTCCCTCTTCGGTCCGCCGCGGCCGCCGCACCCGTCGCAGCGCGGCACCGTCCGCCCCTGCGCCCGCTGCGACAGGCGCACGCACACAACGACTACCTCCACCCGCACCCACTCCACGACGCCCTCTCGCACGGGTTCACCAGCGTCGAGGCGGACATCTTCCTCGTGGACGGGGAGTTGCTCGTCGCCCACGAAACCACCGACCTCGACCCCACCCGGACCCTTGCGTCGCTCTACCTGGACCCGTTGCTGGCCAGGGTCGGGGCCAACCGCGGCACGGTGTACGCCGGCCACCGCGAACCCGTGCAGCTGCTCATCGACATCAAGACGGACGGCGCCGCCGCCTACCTCGAGCTCGACCGGCAACTGCGGCGGTACCGCCGGATGCTGACCTCGTACCACGACGGCCGGGTACGCGCAGGCGCAGTCACCCCCGTCATCTCCGGCGACCGGGCCGCCCGGGTCCCGATGGAGGCGCAGCGCACGCGCCTCGCCTTCTACGACGGCAGGCTCGACGACCTCGGCACCGCGGCGACGGCCTCGTTCATCCCGCTCATCAGCAGCAACTGGACCGAGAGCTTCGGCTGGCTGGGCACGGGCCCGTTCCCCGCCGTCGAACGGGACAGGCTCCGCGCCCTCGTCGGTGCTGCCCACCGCGCTGGGCAGCGCGTCCGCTTCTGGGCGACGCCCGACGTCGCGGGTCCCGAGCGCGACGCCGTCTGGACCGAACTGCTGGCGGCCGGGGTGGACCATCTCAACACGGACGACCTGGCAGGCCTCGAGCTCTTCCTGCGCGCGAGGAACAGCCCTGTCCGGCAAGGCGCCTGA